The following coding sequences are from one Microcoleus sp. AS-A8 window:
- a CDS encoding M3 family metallopeptidase: MIANATVTDNPLLIGKGLPPFDAIEPEHVVPAMTQLLAQLEEELASLEHRVTPTWSGLVEPLDRLTERLTWSWGIVGHLMGVKNSPKLREAYEAVQPNVVQFVNKLNQSQSLYKAYKALREGEAWNSLQPAQQRIVEAAIRQAELSGVGLTGEKRDRFNAIQLELAELSTKFSNHVLDATKAFSLTLSHKDEVDGLPPSLLSLAAQTARAAGEESATTENGPWRITLDYPSYVPVMEHSTRRDLREKLYRAFISRASQGELDNNPLIERILELRQEKAQLVGFNSYAELSLASKMAPHVEAVEKLLEELRRASYDAAAQDLDELKAFAASKGAEEAKDLKHWDISFWAERQREEKFAFSAEELRPYFPLPQVLDGLFSLVKRLFGVTVTAADGQAPVWHKHVHYFQIADETNTPIAYFYLDPYSRPEEKRGGAWMDECIGRAKIPDNGISTTRLPVAYLICNQTPPVDGKPSLMTFNEVETLFHEFGHGLQHMLTQVDYPGAAGINNVEWDAVELPSQFMENWCYDRPTLMGMARHYETGEPLPEHYYQKLLAARHYRSGSVMLRQLHFGFVDLELHHRYVPGGKETPGDVRKRIAQTTTILPPLPEDAFLCAFSHIFAGGYAAGYYSYKWAEVLSADAFAAFEEAGLDNEEAIATTGKRYRDTVLALGGSLHPMEVFQSFRGREPSTEPLLKHSGLVTAA; encoded by the coding sequence ATGATTGCTAATGCAACTGTTACTGATAACCCTTTATTAATTGGAAAAGGGTTACCTCCTTTTGATGCGATTGAGCCAGAGCATGTTGTGCCTGCAATGACGCAACTGTTGGCACAATTAGAGGAGGAACTAGCCAGCTTAGAGCATCGAGTTACACCGACTTGGAGCGGATTGGTTGAACCGCTAGACCGTTTGACAGAACGCCTGACTTGGAGTTGGGGTATTGTCGGTCATTTGATGGGCGTCAAGAATAGCCCCAAACTGCGGGAGGCTTATGAAGCCGTGCAGCCTAATGTTGTACAGTTTGTCAACAAGCTAAACCAAAGCCAGTCTCTCTACAAAGCGTACAAAGCTTTGCGTGAAGGCGAGGCTTGGAACAGCCTACAGCCAGCTCAGCAGCGGATTGTGGAAGCGGCAATCCGACAGGCAGAACTCTCCGGTGTGGGTTTGACAGGAGAAAAGCGAGATCGTTTCAATGCAATTCAACTCGAACTCGCAGAACTTTCCACCAAATTCTCGAACCATGTGCTGGATGCCACTAAAGCCTTTAGCTTGACTCTAAGCCACAAAGATGAAGTGGACGGCTTACCGCCTAGCTTATTAAGTTTGGCGGCTCAAACGGCGCGTGCAGCGGGAGAGGAGAGCGCAACAACGGAAAATGGCCCTTGGCGGATTACTCTAGATTACCCCAGTTATGTCCCCGTCATGGAACACAGCACCCGTCGCGACTTACGGGAAAAACTCTACAGAGCCTTTATCAGCCGTGCCTCGCAGGGTGAGTTGGATAATAACCCACTGATTGAGCGGATTTTAGAACTGCGTCAGGAAAAAGCACAGTTAGTGGGCTTTAATAGTTATGCCGAATTGAGCCTCGCCAGTAAGATGGCTCCTCATGTTGAGGCGGTTGAGAAACTGCTAGAGGAATTGCGTCGCGCCAGTTACGATGCGGCTGCTCAAGATTTAGACGAGTTGAAAGCGTTTGCAGCGTCTAAGGGTGCCGAGGAAGCCAAAGACTTGAAGCACTGGGATATCAGCTTCTGGGCAGAACGCCAACGGGAAGAAAAGTTTGCCTTTAGTGCCGAAGAATTACGCCCTTACTTTCCTTTGCCCCAAGTACTCGATGGGTTATTTTCCCTCGTCAAGCGGCTGTTTGGCGTTACTGTTACGGCAGCGGATGGGCAGGCTCCCGTATGGCATAAACATGTACATTATTTTCAAATTGCGGACGAGACAAACACTCCTATTGCTTACTTTTACCTAGATCCTTACAGCCGTCCTGAGGAAAAACGGGGCGGTGCTTGGATGGATGAGTGCATTGGTCGCGCCAAAATTCCTGATAATGGCATATCTACCACACGTTTACCTGTCGCCTATTTAATCTGTAATCAGACTCCCCCGGTAGATGGTAAGCCCAGTCTGATGACCTTTAATGAAGTGGAGACGCTGTTCCACGAATTTGGTCATGGCTTGCAACACATGCTCACCCAGGTCGATTATCCAGGTGCCGCCGGTATCAATAATGTGGAATGGGATGCGGTGGAACTGCCCAGCCAGTTTATGGAAAATTGGTGCTATGACCGGCCTACGTTGATGGGAATGGCAAGGCACTATGAAACAGGTGAGCCGCTGCCAGAACATTATTATCAAAAATTACTGGCAGCACGGCATTACAGAAGTGGCAGTGTGATGTTGCGACAACTGCACTTTGGTTTTGTCGATTTAGAGCTGCATCACCGCTATGTGCCCGGTGGCAAGGAAACTCCGGGAGATGTACGTAAGCGGATTGCTCAGACAACGACCATTTTGCCCCCCTTACCTGAAGACGCCTTTTTGTGCGCGTTTAGCCATATCTTTGCTGGAGGTTATGCGGCGGGTTATTACAGTTATAAATGGGCTGAAGTTTTGAGTGCGGATGCCTTCGCAGCGTTTGAGGAGGCGGGGTTAGATAATGAGGAGGCGATCGCCACTACCGGCAAGCGATACCGCGATACTGTGTTGGCTCTCGGCGGGAGTTTACATCCGATGGAAGTATTTCAATCCTTCCGGGGACGTGAACCGAGTACTGAGCCTCTACTTAAACACAGCGGCTTAGTTACGGCGGCTTAA
- a CDS encoding DUF6523 family protein gives MTTQIGFGKVQPKQKTAQKSKAKRVAAARKYDEMKKSGVPEFNIYVRIKGQQQWLPAGSIAVNRSNQINQAVFEQEQELLKGVFRLFPKLRKHQNNLEYGHRLKEFKDEPIQVAVRPTPTTANLIQTTVTSIKERFSSLLQRR, from the coding sequence GTGACGACCCAAATTGGATTCGGGAAAGTTCAGCCGAAGCAAAAGACGGCCCAGAAAAGTAAGGCCAAACGGGTGGCGGCAGCACGGAAATACGACGAGATGAAAAAGTCCGGGGTGCCAGAATTTAATATTTATGTACGGATTAAAGGTCAGCAACAGTGGTTGCCAGCCGGTTCAATAGCTGTGAACCGGAGTAATCAAATCAACCAAGCCGTGTTTGAGCAAGAACAGGAGTTGCTCAAGGGGGTTTTCCGCCTGTTCCCGAAACTGCGTAAGCACCAAAACAACTTAGAGTACGGTCATCGACTCAAGGAATTTAAGGATGAGCCTATTCAGGTGGCGGTTCGTCCTACACCCACAACGGCTAACTTAATTCAAACAACGGTTACCAGTATCAAAGAGCGCTTTTCGTCTCTGCTCCAGCGCCGTTGA
- a CDS encoding bifunctional folylpolyglutamate synthase/dihydrofolate synthase: MDIDSLLKPFQRFGVHLGLERIQRLLADLGNPHQRVPILHVAGTNGKGSVCAYLSAVLTEAGYRVGRYTSPHLVDWNERICLNEQPISIASLAELLLQVKAAIPQDSEDSPTQFEAITAAAWLYFAQQRVDIAVIEVGLGGRLDATNVCDSPLVSMITSLSREHWQNLGPTLADIAREKAGILKPGCPAVIGQLPPEAKAVVEGRIKELDCPTVWVKPAVELPPQLSRESESQSPLKLGDLGGEKDLSICGSVTQGGWQQRWAEYEGIKYPLPLLGDIQLSNSAIAIATVQILRSQGWKITDAAIQNGMAKTQWLGRLQWTTWHHHRLLIDGAHNPAAAQALRQYVDTLNMPITWVMGILSTKDHADIFDALLRATDQLYLVPVPDHSSADPNALAVLARSICPQLADCRTYPDLEKGLEAATSNPTETSKRLIVLCGSLYLVGHFLQNLRG; the protein is encoded by the coding sequence ATGGACATCGATTCTCTCCTCAAACCCTTCCAGCGCTTTGGTGTTCATCTCGGCTTAGAGCGAATTCAACGACTCTTAGCAGATTTAGGCAACCCCCACCAGCGCGTCCCCATCCTGCATGTGGCGGGAACTAATGGCAAAGGTTCCGTCTGTGCCTATCTCTCTGCTGTACTAACCGAGGCAGGTTATCGCGTCGGACGCTACACATCGCCACATTTAGTCGATTGGAATGAGCGAATTTGTTTGAACGAACAGCCAATTTCCATTGCGTCGTTGGCAGAATTACTGCTGCAAGTGAAAGCGGCAATTCCCCAAGATAGTGAAGATTCACCCACTCAGTTTGAGGCGATTACGGCTGCCGCTTGGTTGTATTTTGCCCAGCAGCGGGTTGATATCGCTGTGATCGAAGTGGGATTGGGAGGAAGGTTGGATGCCACGAATGTCTGCGACTCTCCATTAGTGAGTATGATCACGTCTCTGAGTCGGGAACATTGGCAAAATCTTGGCCCTACTTTAGCAGACATCGCCAGAGAGAAAGCGGGTATCCTCAAGCCGGGATGTCCGGCGGTAATTGGACAACTTCCTCCAGAAGCCAAGGCAGTCGTAGAAGGGCGAATCAAAGAGTTGGATTGTCCTACCGTTTGGGTAAAACCTGCCGTGGAATTACCCCCCCAACTTTCGAGGGAATCAGAATCTCAAAGTCCTTTGAAATTGGGAGATTTAGGGGGCGAGAAAGACTTGTCTATCTGCGGTAGCGTTACTCAGGGAGGGTGGCAACAAAGGTGGGCAGAATATGAGGGGATTAAATACCCCTTGCCCTTACTAGGGGACATTCAACTGAGTAATTCGGCAATTGCGATCGCAACTGTGCAAATTCTCCGTTCACAGGGTTGGAAAATTACTGACGCAGCCATCCAAAATGGTATGGCTAAAACCCAATGGCTAGGACGCCTTCAGTGGACAACGTGGCACCATCATCGCCTCCTAATCGACGGTGCACACAATCCAGCCGCCGCCCAAGCTCTCCGTCAGTATGTCGATACTCTCAACATGCCAATCACTTGGGTGATGGGCATCCTCTCGACGAAAGATCACGCGGATATCTTCGACGCTCTGCTGCGAGCGACTGACCAATTGTACCTCGTACCCGTCCCTGACCATAGCTCAGCCGACCCCAATGCCCTAGCTGTTTTAGCTCGAAGTATTTGTCCACAACTCGCTGATTGCCGTACCTATCCCGATTTAGAGAAAGGGTTAGAGGCGGCAACCTCTAACCCCACGGAGACATCGAAACGTTTAATTGTGTTGTGCGGTTCTCTTTATCTAGTTGGGCACTTTTTGCAGAATTTGAGGGGATAG
- a CDS encoding DUF1802 family protein, translating into MSTLVVINTAFPLPAPDIEALIEGRMIVVLPRIFINPGRQFALYPTDTSVNGLPTEQYYRSNFLPTVERSLAELDAETVLIKAWARCEFCQVIDETETLDILSQLSVWTKQALLQTRAQRGNLFLAFLRVHRLPQPVEIPVQPSPRFFSLPQPLTVTDATPVLGDIFFEQRCRQLIEPKSSLHPELEVLQGAIAPLSDHNLAAKELDYETRTLLGWSGYKSTGSIPPTLVWIQTIAKVGHSSDRDQFESLVRKSLVELGFTNSNPNPKTSLNAEAMGEAEGLDFYCDAPYPVVGEFQARQPQNMPNSVSDQRLNLGYTHLGKSHFNDSVKIIFAADPLTPAAHKAAVKNNMNVIRPETWQRLVELKAQHQGSINLLELKPCLQQAPFGEEADAKVNHYIDKVQQDIKVRSRLVELVKNYLHNAGLRDTTVEAIHGLYTTSQPPHPLTLEEMHDILIELSSPLTGYLGRIKGKDWKSDRFYFLRELKLDRELA; encoded by the coding sequence ATGAGTACCCTAGTTGTTATTAATACAGCATTTCCGCTCCCCGCCCCCGACATCGAAGCCCTGATCGAAGGGCGAATGATCGTTGTGTTACCTCGGATATTCATCAATCCTGGGCGGCAATTTGCTCTCTACCCCACGGATACCTCTGTTAACGGACTACCGACGGAGCAGTATTATCGATCAAATTTTTTACCGACAGTTGAAAGGTCTCTCGCTGAACTCGATGCTGAGACTGTTTTGATTAAAGCCTGGGCAAGGTGTGAATTTTGTCAAGTGATCGATGAGACGGAAACGCTGGATATTTTGTCCCAGCTATCCGTATGGACGAAGCAAGCTTTGCTGCAAACTCGTGCCCAACGAGGGAATCTGTTTCTCGCCTTCTTGAGAGTTCACCGACTCCCTCAACCCGTAGAAATCCCTGTTCAGCCAAGCCCCCGCTTCTTCTCTCTGCCGCAACCCTTGACGGTGACTGACGCGACGCCCGTGTTAGGTGATATCTTCTTTGAACAGCGTTGTCGCCAACTGATCGAACCCAAGTCCTCATTACATCCTGAATTGGAGGTGTTGCAGGGGGCAATTGCGCCACTCTCCGATCATAATCTCGCCGCTAAAGAACTCGATTACGAGACGAGAACCTTACTCGGTTGGAGTGGTTACAAGTCTACGGGGTCTATTCCTCCCACACTAGTCTGGATTCAAACCATCGCCAAAGTCGGTCATTCCAGCGATCGCGATCAGTTTGAAAGCTTAGTGCGTAAAAGCTTAGTAGAACTGGGATTTACGAACTCTAATCCGAATCCTAAAACAAGTCTTAATGCTGAGGCAATGGGCGAAGCAGAGGGTTTAGATTTTTATTGTGACGCTCCCTATCCAGTGGTGGGAGAGTTTCAGGCTAGGCAACCGCAGAACATGCCGAATAGTGTCTCTGACCAACGGCTCAATCTTGGTTATACACATCTCGGTAAATCACATTTTAACGATTCAGTCAAGATAATTTTTGCGGCTGACCCTTTAACCCCAGCCGCTCACAAGGCCGCCGTTAAGAACAACATGAATGTTATTCGTCCCGAAACTTGGCAAAGGTTAGTTGAATTGAAAGCACAGCACCAAGGCTCGATCAACTTGCTAGAACTCAAACCTTGTTTGCAGCAAGCGCCCTTTGGTGAGGAGGCCGATGCTAAAGTGAACCACTATATTGACAAGGTACAACAAGACATTAAAGTGCGATCGCGTCTGGTTGAACTGGTCAAAAATTATCTGCACAACGCAGGGCTGAGAGATACCACTGTTGAGGCGATCCATGGACTGTATACAACGTCACAGCCGCCTCACCCCTTGACTCTAGAGGAGATGCACGACATTCTGATTGAGCTTTCCTCACCGTTAACGGGTTACTTAGGACGAATTAAAGGCAAAGATTGGAAAAGCGATCGCTTCTACTTCCTGCGGGAATTAAAGCTTGATCGAGAATTGGCTTGA
- a CDS encoding PAS domain-containing protein yields MELETVLEYTTDAITALDQEWNYTYVNHSAELLLRRKQTDLLGRSLWETFPELINTPAEARLRYAAENSIPVKFEQFLPGLYGWHEVRAVPTKNGLILFSRDISDRIRALRDEAVRVEIRNIFEQAPIAIAIMRGREHRFEMQNIRFQELISRRNVEGLTVRNAFPELEGQAFFELLDQVYTSGKPYEGKEMLAHYDRTGTGVMYEGWFNITYQPLFETNGEVSGILSLNVEVTEQVRERQRIERIAAERDAIVQQLVEGVIITDVEGRITFVNEAASRMHGVARLDVPPQEYAQTYHLYMEDGSPYPSCELPLARAVHRNEIVTKARWRIRRTDGTEVLVEGNARPIYNEQSKKIAAVLTIRELEVGYWSSV; encoded by the coding sequence TTGGAGCTAGAAACAGTACTAGAATATACTACAGACGCGATAACCGCACTGGATCAAGAGTGGAACTACACCTATGTCAATCACAGTGCAGAACTGTTGTTACGGCGTAAGCAGACAGACTTGCTTGGTCGTTCTCTGTGGGAGACTTTTCCAGAACTGATAAATACTCCGGCGGAAGCGCGATTGCGATACGCAGCGGAAAACTCTATTCCAGTTAAATTTGAGCAATTCCTCCCAGGTCTTTATGGTTGGCATGAAGTCCGGGCTGTCCCGACTAAAAACGGACTAATACTTTTCAGTCGGGACATATCGGATCGCATCCGAGCGCTCCGTGATGAAGCTGTTCGCGTTGAAATCCGCAATATTTTTGAGCAAGCGCCCATCGCTATTGCTATCATGCGAGGGCGGGAGCATCGGTTCGAGATGCAAAATATAAGGTTCCAAGAGTTGATCTCACGGCGTAATGTTGAGGGACTAACAGTGCGAAATGCCTTTCCAGAACTAGAAGGACAAGCGTTTTTCGAGTTGCTGGATCAGGTGTATACCAGTGGGAAACCGTATGAAGGTAAGGAGATGCTCGCCCACTATGACCGAACCGGAACTGGAGTAATGTACGAAGGCTGGTTCAATATCACTTATCAGCCCCTGTTCGAGACGAATGGCGAAGTATCGGGAATTTTGAGTTTGAACGTTGAGGTTACCGAACAAGTTCGTGAGCGACAGCGCATTGAAAGGATTGCAGCAGAACGTGACGCTATTGTGCAACAACTCGTTGAGGGAGTAATCATTACAGATGTCGAGGGTCGCATCACCTTTGTAAATGAGGCGGCATCTCGGATGCATGGAGTCGCCAGGTTGGATGTCCCTCCCCAAGAATATGCCCAGACCTATCACCTCTATATGGAGGACGGCAGTCCCTACCCTTCTTGTGAGCTTCCCCTTGCCCGCGCTGTGCATAGGAATGAAATTGTTACTAAGGCACGCTGGCGCATCCGTCGCACAGACGGTACAGAGGTTCTTGTGGAGGGCAATGCTCGACCGATCTATAATGAGCAGAGCAAAAAAATTGCCGCAGTACTTACTATCCGAGAGCTAGAAGTCGGATATTGGAGTTCTGTCTAG
- a CDS encoding DNA cytosine methyltransferase — MATQSMMERGLPFNHDRITPPMQQLSLPLTLPNTELDKVVWFGEMLQALDVSRHPAWPDCFGLSLQRWFSRQGHAPIRTLSLFSGGGGLDIAFHNCGFEIVQMIELEAKYVQTLNHNSQPGKWLENSNAVCIDIREYSPNPDLKVDFIIGGPPCQTFSAAGRRASGVAGTSDARGTLFQEYVRILKTLQPKGFLFENVYGITGAQNGEAWKEIQTAFKEAGYTIHFRVLDAADYGVPQHRERLFIVGLREGSYQFPYPTHGPDCPGCEPFYTAGEAVAGADISEADEGIGGRYGHLLTDIPPGLNYSFYTDEMGHPQPVFSWRSKFSDFLYKADPKMPVRTIKAQGGQYTGPFSWENRRFTLAELKRLQTFPDDYEIVGNRQVCIEQIGNSVPPQLGRILALSILEQVMGVKLPFPMYYLPPSQKLGFRQRKRQLTERYAQKAKDAIALLYKTQQQTANLLPTYDIDEQTVRFLAPDFAWDENQVSNSVKINLKYELNPSSWTITAQKDDIWQEEYQYVIEITPAFGYEGWVLGAKKVKLCANHLDPCVFTALWKALEEKIIELTGMADLVQLSGYYQYSPRLRCSFTFNRHFKVEQFWHVVQCVLEGIGVASQLSAPELGLLWAVNADDVFSYLQSLRNLGYEVRNHNTNPQIPKGEYLIPYAFPTLNPKSVQLRKNLRGNDGGNGVDCCATSL; from the coding sequence GTGGCAACTCAATCCATGATGGAAAGAGGTTTGCCGTTCAATCACGACCGAATCACGCCTCCCATGCAACAACTGTCCCTCCCCTTGACTCTACCGAATACTGAGCTAGACAAAGTGGTCTGGTTTGGGGAAATGTTGCAAGCGCTGGATGTCAGTCGTCACCCAGCATGGCCTGATTGCTTTGGCTTATCGCTTCAAAGATGGTTTTCCAGACAGGGACATGCTCCCATTAGAACCCTGAGCCTATTTTCGGGTGGTGGTGGACTGGATATTGCCTTCCATAACTGCGGTTTTGAGATTGTTCAAATGATTGAGCTGGAAGCCAAGTACGTGCAGACGCTCAACCACAACTCACAACCCGGAAAATGGTTAGAAAATTCCAATGCTGTTTGCATTGATATTCGAGAATATTCTCCCAATCCCGATTTAAAAGTTGATTTCATCATTGGTGGCCCCCCGTGCCAAACCTTCTCGGCGGCTGGGAGGAGAGCCTCTGGAGTGGCTGGAACCAGTGATGCTCGCGGTACTTTATTTCAAGAGTATGTCCGTATCCTTAAAACGCTTCAACCCAAAGGATTCTTATTTGAGAACGTTTACGGAATCACGGGAGCGCAAAACGGAGAAGCTTGGAAAGAAATCCAAACAGCATTTAAAGAGGCGGGATATACGATTCATTTTCGGGTACTCGATGCCGCCGATTATGGCGTACCCCAGCATCGAGAACGTTTATTTATTGTGGGCTTGAGAGAAGGGAGTTATCAATTTCCCTATCCGACTCATGGGCCAGATTGTCCAGGCTGCGAACCCTTCTACACAGCGGGAGAAGCGGTTGCAGGAGCTGATATTTCTGAGGCCGATGAGGGGATAGGGGGTCGATACGGGCACCTTTTAACTGATATTCCACCAGGGTTGAACTATAGCTTTTATACCGACGAAATGGGACATCCTCAACCAGTGTTTAGTTGGCGTTCAAAGTTCTCTGATTTTCTGTATAAAGCTGACCCAAAAATGCCCGTGCGGACGATTAAAGCCCAAGGGGGACAATACACAGGCCCTTTTAGTTGGGAAAATCGTCGATTTACCCTTGCAGAACTCAAGCGGTTGCAAACTTTTCCTGATGATTATGAGATTGTGGGGAATCGTCAAGTTTGTATTGAACAGATTGGAAATTCAGTTCCGCCACAACTGGGACGAATTTTAGCGCTGAGTATTTTAGAGCAAGTGATGGGGGTGAAGCTACCGTTTCCCATGTATTATTTGCCTCCATCTCAGAAGCTGGGATTTAGACAGCGTAAGCGTCAGTTGACGGAGAGATATGCTCAGAAGGCTAAAGATGCGATCGCACTCCTTTACAAGACACAACAGCAAACTGCAAACTTATTACCAACGTATGATATTGATGAGCAAACGGTAAGATTCTTAGCTCCTGATTTTGCTTGGGATGAAAATCAAGTATCCAACAGTGTCAAGATTAATCTGAAATACGAATTGAACCCTTCTAGCTGGACGATTACAGCCCAGAAGGATGATATTTGGCAAGAAGAATATCAATATGTTATTGAAATAACTCCAGCCTTTGGCTATGAAGGATGGGTTTTAGGTGCTAAGAAAGTAAAGCTATGCGCTAATCACCTAGATCCGTGTGTATTTACAGCATTATGGAAAGCGTTGGAGGAAAAAATAATTGAGTTGACAGGAATGGCTGATTTAGTTCAGCTTTCTGGCTATTACCAATACAGTCCCAGGCTTAGATGTAGTTTTACATTTAATCGCCATTTCAAGGTTGAGCAATTTTGGCATGTTGTTCAATGTGTTCTGGAAGGAATAGGCGTTGCGAGTCAATTATCAGCACCAGAATTGGGCTTACTCTGGGCAGTTAATGCTGATGATGTATTCTCTTACCTCCAATCTTTACGCAATCTGGGGTACGAAGTCAGAAACCACAATACAAATCCTCAAATTCCTAAGGGCGAGTATTTAATTCCATATGCGTTTCCCACGCTGAATCCAAAAAGTGTGCAACTCCGAAAAAATTTAAGAGGCAATGATGGGGGTAATGGGGTTGATTGTTGTGCCACCAGTCTGTAA